The Rhodopirellula islandica DNA window CGTGCCCCGCGATCACCACCGTCGATTTGACCGGCGGCGCACCGGAGATGAATCCGAACTTCCGCCGGTTGGCGGAAGCGTTTCGGGCAGCCGGTTTGCGGGTCATCGATCGCTGCAATCTGACCATCCTGAGCGAGCCCGGCTTTGAATGGGTGGCCGATTTTTTGGCAGAGAACGAAATCGACGTGGTGGCATCGCTTCCGTGTTATCTGGAAGACAACGTCGATGGGCAACGCGGCGGCGGCGTCTTTGGACGCAGCATTGAGGGGCTGCTGAGGCTGAATGAACTCGGGTATCGGCGCGACAGCGACACGCATCGATTGGATCTGGTCTACAACCCCACCGGGCCATCGCTGCCGCCGGATCAAGCCAAGTTGGAAGCCGATTACCGACGCGAATTGTCGGCTCGATACGGGATTGAGTTTGGCAATTTGCTGACGATCACCAACATTCCCATCCGCCGATACGCTCAATTCCTGCAAAAACGGGGTTGCCTGGACGATTACCTGCGGTTGCTGTCGGAAAACTTCAACGCGAAAGCCACGGAGGAGGTGATG harbors:
- the arsS gene encoding arsenosugar biosynthesis radical SAM (seleno)protein ArsS (Some members of this family are selenoproteins.); protein product: MNRSCRPDESLEKAPVSSLLPIVNEGLPTGVVPTFASRLEGGQLWRNQLNQLQINLGKLCNQTCTHCHVDAGPTKKRENMDDRTADRLLELVASCPAITTVDLTGGAPEMNPNFRRLAEAFRAAGLRVIDRCNLTILSEPGFEWVADFLAENEIDVVASLPCYLEDNVDGQRGGGVFGRSIEGLLRLNELGYRRDSDTHRLDLVYNPTGPSLPPDQAKLEADYRRELSARYGIEFGNLLTITNIPIRRYAQFLQKRGCLDDYLRLLSENFNAKATEEVMCRSLVSVSWDGQIYDCDFNQMIDLSQQPRTVWSIESLDELVDQPIALADHCYGCTAGAGSGCGGALLP